A stretch of the Nothobranchius furzeri strain GRZ-AD chromosome 5, NfurGRZ-RIMD1, whole genome shotgun sequence genome encodes the following:
- the LOC139070164 gene encoding uncharacterized protein, translated as MEKADAPQADVTKLCVRAHNLQSRTLKNNRECTALVKARLQVGERRAEPHNQRQLSRETHGFVKSFKTENRHFVVKSSHCNHSSPAHEQVWDIHGKDYTCSAYNFSSEKTKFHQVPTIQGTTYLEATKWMVSIEGKVAYILDEDLGFADALSVLMASFYAFNVEYQEPACATLEFIQRFFLRINPEDGSKCTTRTGVSRKTGQLVKRKSATMNPRVLSFLCHLTEFEWKNME; from the exons ATGGAAAAAGCTGACGCCCCGCAAGCTGACGTCACAAAGC tctgtgtgcgtgcacacaaccTGCAAAGCCGCACGCTGAAAAATAACCGTGAATGCACCGCACTGGTCAAGGCGCGGCTGCAGGTGGGGGAGAGGCGAGCGGAGCCGCACAACCAGCGACAG ctctcCCGAGAAACTCATGGG TTTGTTAAATCCTTCAAGACGGAGAACCGCCATTTTGTCGTAAAGAGCAGTCATTGTAACCACAGTTCACCGGCACACGAGCAAGTGTGGGACATACACGGAAAAGACTACACCTGCAGCGCTTATAATTTCTCCAGCGAAAAGACCAAGTTCCACCAAGTACCGACTATCCAAG GAACCACATACCTTGAGGCAACCAAGTGGATGGTGAGCATCGAGGGAAAGGTGGCCTACATTTTAGATGAGGACCTGGGTTTTGCGGATGCACTTTCTGTGTTGATGGCAAGCTTCTATGCTTTCAATGTGGAATACCAGGAGCCTGCATGTGCAACACTGGAGTTCATTCAACG ATTCTTCTTGAGAATCAATCCTGAAGATGGGAGCAAATGCACGACACGGACTGGAGTTAGTCGCAAGACCGGACAGTTGGTCAAAAGAAAATCAGCCACCATGAACCCCAGAGTGCTGTCCTTCCTTTGCCACCTAACAGAGTTTGAGTGGAAGAACATGGAATAG